Proteins co-encoded in one Arthrobacter alpinus genomic window:
- the paaI gene encoding hydroxyphenylacetyl-CoA thioesterase PaaI, giving the protein MASIDPGVDHPMLANDPATEWLGIELLALGDGHARIAMTLRPEMMNGFGITHGGMIFAFADSAFALACNSATADGSTVTVAAGVDVNFLAPTRAGQRITAVANRRQQNGRSGLYDVQVFSGDSLSDDAGSTVVAEFRGRSRTIPNRHTN; this is encoded by the coding sequence ATGGCGTCCATCGACCCGGGAGTTGACCACCCAATGCTGGCCAACGACCCCGCCACCGAGTGGCTGGGCATCGAACTGCTGGCCCTGGGCGACGGCCACGCCAGAATTGCCATGACGCTGCGCCCCGAAATGATGAACGGCTTCGGCATCACCCACGGCGGCATGATCTTTGCCTTCGCCGATTCAGCCTTTGCCCTGGCCTGCAATTCCGCCACCGCCGACGGCAGCACGGTCACCGTTGCCGCCGGCGTCGACGTCAACTTCCTGGCCCCGACCCGCGCGGGCCAGCGCATCACCGCCGTTGCCAACCGCCGCCAGCAAAACGGCCGCAGCGGCCTGTACGACGTCCAGGTTTTCAGCGGAGACAGCCTTTCCGACGACGCCGGCAGCACGGTGGTTGCCGAATTCCGTGGCCGCAGCCGGACCATCCCCAACCGCCACACCAACTAG
- the paaA gene encoding 1,2-phenylacetyl-CoA epoxidase subunit PaaA — MAHEAQSEVDAAGAENFERILGKDSRVEPKDWMPDAYRRSLVRQISQHAHSEIIGMQPEANWITRAPSLKRKSILMAKVQDEAGHGLYLYSAAETLGTSRDEMMDALVKGAARYSSIFNYPAVTWADMGAIGWMVDGAAICNQVPLCRASYGPYGRAMVRVCKEESFHQRQGFEILLELANGTPEQRAMAQDAVNRWYAPSLMMFGPPDDDSPNSMQSMAWNIKRFSNDELRNRFVGMLVEQVRVLGLTLPDDEVRFNEDTKKWEHGPLDWEEFKEVLAGRGPCNAQRLERRRSAHEDGAWVREAATAYAEKQAAQHAQKVAA, encoded by the coding sequence ATGGCACACGAAGCGCAGTCCGAGGTGGACGCAGCCGGAGCCGAGAACTTTGAGCGCATCCTGGGCAAGGATTCCCGCGTGGAGCCCAAGGACTGGATGCCCGACGCGTACCGCCGTTCGCTGGTGCGCCAGATTTCCCAGCATGCGCACTCGGAGATCATTGGCATGCAGCCGGAAGCTAACTGGATCACCCGCGCGCCGAGCCTGAAGCGCAAATCCATCCTGATGGCGAAGGTCCAAGACGAGGCCGGTCACGGGCTATACCTGTACTCCGCCGCCGAGACCCTGGGCACCAGCCGCGACGAGATGATGGATGCGCTGGTGAAAGGTGCGGCCCGCTATTCCTCCATCTTCAACTACCCCGCCGTCACGTGGGCGGACATGGGCGCCATCGGTTGGATGGTGGACGGCGCTGCCATCTGCAACCAGGTTCCCCTGTGCCGGGCGTCCTACGGACCCTATGGCCGGGCCATGGTGCGGGTGTGCAAGGAGGAATCCTTCCACCAGCGCCAGGGATTCGAGATCCTGCTCGAGCTGGCCAATGGCACCCCCGAGCAAAGGGCTATGGCCCAGGACGCCGTGAACCGCTGGTATGCCCCGTCGCTGATGATGTTTGGCCCGCCGGATGACGATTCGCCCAACTCCATGCAGTCCATGGCATGGAACATCAAGCGCTTCAGCAACGACGAGCTGCGGAACCGTTTTGTGGGCATGCTGGTCGAGCAGGTCAGGGTGCTCGGCCTGACACTCCCGGACGACGAGGTCCGGTTCAACGAGGACACCAAAAAGTGGGAGCACGGACCCCTCGACTGGGAAGAATTCAAGGAGGTTTTGGCTGGCCGCGGACCCTGCAATGCGCAGCGCCTGGAGCGCCGCCGTTCCGCCCATGAAGACGGAGCCTGGGTCCGGGAGGCCGCTACGGCCTACGCGGAGAAGCAGGCCGCGCAGCACGCACAGAAAGTAGCAGCTTAA
- the paaB gene encoding 1,2-phenylacetyl-CoA epoxidase subunit PaaB, whose amino-acid sequence MSPQESTESTTPAPGEGAHRWSLWEVFVRSSRGLSHVHAGSLHAPDASMALRNARDLYTRRNEGVSIWVVPSDAIAASDPDAKGSFFESPQGKDYRHATYYTKSEGVKHL is encoded by the coding sequence ATGAGCCCCCAAGAATCCACCGAAAGCACGACGCCGGCACCTGGGGAAGGTGCCCATCGCTGGTCCCTGTGGGAGGTCTTTGTCCGCTCCAGCCGCGGACTGAGCCACGTCCACGCAGGATCCCTGCACGCTCCCGATGCCTCCATGGCACTGCGCAATGCCCGCGATCTGTACACGCGCCGAAACGAAGGGGTGTCCATATGGGTGGTCCCCTCCGACGCCATTGCCGCCTCAGATCCCGACGCCAAGGGCTCCTTCTTTGAGTCCCCGCAGGGCAAGGACTACCGGCACGCCACGTATTACACCAAAAGCGAAGGGGTGAAGCACCTGTGA
- the paaC gene encoding 1,2-phenylacetyl-CoA epoxidase subunit PaaC produces the protein MGGDATATRITPGNALRPEDIALAAQQGAAKPSEDVANYALRLGDDALILAQRLAHWISRAPELEEDVALGNISLDQLGHARSFLTYAGSAWGKTEDELAYFRREPEFCSAHLFEQPNGDFAATIARQFIVANYQFPLYRALVNSSDPMLAAIAAKAVKEVDYHRDHSTQWVLRLAGGTEESRRRMIAGLKLMWPFAGELFEDDALTARLGDAGVVPSSLKAEFDRATAEVLDEAELDVSGYPMATGGGRQGRHSEHLGFVLAEMQVLAREFPGASW, from the coding sequence ATGGGCGGCGACGCCACCGCCACCCGTATTACACCCGGAAACGCACTCCGGCCCGAAGACATCGCCCTGGCCGCACAACAGGGCGCCGCGAAACCCAGTGAGGACGTGGCCAACTATGCGTTGCGCCTCGGTGATGACGCGCTGATCCTGGCCCAGCGCCTGGCACACTGGATTTCCCGTGCCCCGGAGTTGGAGGAGGACGTGGCGCTGGGCAACATCTCCCTCGACCAGTTGGGCCATGCCCGCTCCTTCCTCACGTACGCGGGCAGCGCGTGGGGCAAGACCGAGGACGAGCTCGCCTACTTCCGTCGTGAACCGGAATTCTGTTCCGCCCACCTTTTTGAGCAGCCCAACGGCGATTTTGCGGCCACTATTGCCCGCCAGTTCATCGTGGCCAACTACCAGTTCCCGCTCTACCGGGCCCTAGTCAACTCCAGCGACCCCATGCTGGCCGCCATCGCCGCGAAGGCAGTCAAGGAGGTCGACTACCACCGCGACCACAGCACCCAGTGGGTGTTGCGCCTGGCCGGTGGTACCGAAGAATCGCGGCGCCGCATGATCGCCGGGCTGAAGCTGATGTGGCCTTTTGCCGGCGAGCTGTTCGAGGACGATGCCTTGACGGCCAGGCTCGGCGATGCCGGCGTTGTGCCCTCCAGCCTGAAAGCGGAGTTTGACCGGGCCACGGCGGAGGTCCTGGACGAGGCTGAACTGGACGTCTCCGGATATCCCATGGCTACGGGTGGGGGACGGCAAGGCCGCCATTCCGAGCACCTGGGATTTGTGCTGGCCGAGATGCAGGTGCTGGCGCGCGAATTCCCCGGGGCAAGCTGGTGA
- the paaD gene encoding 1,2-phenylacetyl-CoA epoxidase subunit PaaD translates to MIAVDALSPTSRPTTAQQAVWDIAARVCDPEIPVLTIADLGILRAVEVYDAGGPGAIAGKPSVRITITPTYSGCPAMDAIRDDLATVFAAEGYPQVEVLTVLAPAWTTDWMSAEGRTKLEQYGIAAPSGHSTAGGHSGPVRLALQVKCPQCSSLNTKELTRFGSTSCKALYVCQDCKEPFDYFKVL, encoded by the coding sequence GTGATCGCCGTGGACGCCCTCTCGCCAACCTCCCGCCCAACAACTGCGCAGCAGGCAGTTTGGGACATTGCCGCCCGCGTCTGCGACCCCGAAATCCCCGTGCTGACCATCGCCGACCTTGGCATCCTACGCGCTGTTGAAGTGTACGACGCCGGGGGGCCGGGTGCCATTGCCGGAAAGCCTTCTGTCCGGATCACCATCACGCCCACCTACTCGGGTTGCCCGGCCATGGACGCCATCCGTGACGACCTCGCCACGGTCTTCGCCGCCGAAGGGTACCCCCAAGTAGAGGTGCTCACCGTGCTGGCCCCGGCTTGGACCACTGACTGGATGAGTGCCGAGGGCCGGACCAAGCTGGAACAGTATGGCATCGCGGCACCCAGCGGGCATTCCACCGCGGGCGGCCACAGCGGCCCGGTCCGGTTGGCCCTGCAGGTCAAATGCCCACAGTGCAGTTCCCTGAACACCAAGGAACTGACCCGCTTCGGCTCCACGTCCTGCAAGGCGCTGTACGTCTGCCAGGACTGCAAGGAACCCTTCGACTACTTCAAGGTGCTGTGA
- the paaE gene encoding 1,2-phenylacetyl-CoA epoxidase subunit PaaE → MTVPVDAAARRKTSFHELTVAQVRRLTDDAIEVTFAVPAELAGYYDYLPGQYVALRVHMPDATGVDRELRRSYSICAVPTQFDDGSSEIKVAIKRDLGGEFSTWANTELAAGALMEVMSPMGAFISKHGGANRDGAVSNVLNSMNHPEVMVRSAGTYVAIAAGSGITPVMALARSLLSGDSETRFDLVYANKATMDIMFLEELADLKDRYPQRFALHHVLSREQRIAPVMSGRLDAAKLEALLGTAIHTDDVDEWFLCGPFELVQLCRDVLAARGVEKAQVRFELFTTGRPDRPEGQAGRPVLVDESEETYKITFTLDGLKADILSPTHARESILNAALRVRPDVPFACAGGVCGTCRAKLVSGTVDMEENYALEPEEVDAGYVLTCQSRPTTAEVTVDYDG, encoded by the coding sequence ATGACCGTCCCCGTTGATGCTGCAGCCCGGCGCAAAACCTCCTTCCACGAGCTGACCGTGGCCCAGGTCCGCCGGCTCACCGACGACGCCATCGAGGTGACCTTCGCCGTGCCGGCCGAACTAGCCGGCTACTACGACTACCTGCCTGGCCAGTATGTGGCCCTGCGCGTCCACATGCCGGATGCCACGGGCGTGGATCGGGAGCTTCGACGCAGCTACTCCATCTGCGCAGTCCCCACCCAGTTCGACGACGGGAGCTCCGAAATTAAGGTGGCCATCAAGCGCGACCTTGGCGGGGAATTCTCCACCTGGGCCAACACGGAACTTGCCGCGGGGGCGCTCATGGAGGTCATGAGCCCCATGGGCGCTTTCATCTCCAAGCACGGCGGCGCCAACCGTGACGGTGCCGTCTCCAACGTGCTCAACAGCATGAACCACCCGGAAGTCATGGTCCGCTCAGCCGGAACGTACGTGGCCATAGCGGCAGGCTCCGGCATCACGCCCGTCATGGCCCTGGCACGGTCGCTGCTGTCCGGAGACTCGGAGACCCGCTTTGACCTGGTGTACGCCAACAAGGCCACCATGGACATCATGTTCCTGGAGGAGCTGGCGGACCTGAAGGACAGGTACCCGCAGCGGTTCGCCCTCCACCACGTGCTGTCCCGCGAACAACGCATCGCCCCCGTCATGAGCGGACGCCTCGACGCCGCCAAACTGGAGGCGCTGCTGGGCACGGCCATCCATACCGACGACGTCGACGAATGGTTCCTGTGCGGCCCGTTCGAGCTGGTCCAACTGTGCCGCGATGTCCTCGCCGCCCGCGGGGTGGAGAAGGCGCAGGTCCGCTTTGAACTGTTCACCACGGGCCGTCCCGACCGCCCCGAAGGCCAGGCCGGCCGGCCCGTTCTGGTGGACGAATCCGAGGAAACGTACAAGATTACCTTCACCCTGGACGGACTCAAGGCCGACATCCTCAGCCCCACCCACGCCCGGGAATCCATTCTCAACGCCGCACTGCGCGTGCGCCCCGACGTCCCGTTCGCGTGCGCCGGCGGCGTCTGCGGCACCTGCCGGGCCAAATTAGTCTCGGGCACCGTGGATATGGAGGAAAACTACGCCCTCGAGCCCGAGGAGGTCGACGCCGGCTATGTCCTCACCTGCCAGTCCCGCCCCACCACGGCCGAGGTCACGGTTGACTACGACGGCTGA
- a CDS encoding enoyl-CoA hydratase/isomerase family protein, with the protein MIELSIADGVAEIVLNAPYKLNALDEAGLRELDGAYDAAAAAASAGNVRALLIRGEGRAFCAGRDIAWVDGANDDARRYLEGLLTPLLRKMAAFPAPTFAAAQGACLGVGLGLLIATDVVYVAENAKFGSPFGNLGATLDSGGHWLFTETLGAHRTLDLIYTSELISGADAVAAGLFSRAKPAGELLDFTRAAAAKAAAGPTQAFNASKTLVAAIRQKRLGLWDAVGHENEAQVALSATADYAEGFAAFTAKRKPEFRGQ; encoded by the coding sequence ATGATTGAGCTTTCCATTGCCGACGGCGTTGCCGAGATCGTCCTGAACGCCCCCTACAAACTAAACGCGCTGGACGAGGCCGGGCTCCGGGAGCTCGATGGCGCGTACGACGCCGCTGCTGCCGCCGCCTCCGCGGGCAACGTCCGGGCGCTGCTCATCCGAGGAGAGGGACGGGCGTTCTGCGCCGGCCGCGACATTGCGTGGGTGGACGGCGCCAACGACGACGCCCGCCGCTATTTGGAGGGTTTGTTGACGCCGTTGCTGCGTAAGATGGCAGCCTTTCCGGCCCCCACTTTTGCGGCAGCACAAGGTGCCTGCCTCGGTGTGGGGCTAGGGTTGTTGATCGCAACGGACGTGGTTTATGTGGCGGAAAATGCCAAGTTTGGCTCACCCTTTGGCAATCTCGGGGCCACACTGGATTCCGGCGGGCACTGGTTGTTCACCGAAACGCTGGGAGCACACCGTACCCTGGACCTGATCTACACCTCGGAGCTCATCAGCGGTGCGGACGCTGTGGCAGCTGGTTTGTTCAGCCGTGCCAAACCGGCAGGGGAGTTGCTGGACTTCACGCGGGCCGCGGCAGCGAAGGCTGCTGCCGGACCCACTCAAGCCTTCAACGCCAGTAAAACCCTTGTGGCTGCCATACGTCAGAAGCGGCTGGGACTATGGGACGCCGTCGGCCATGAAAATGAAGCGCAGGTGGCCCTGTCCGCAACGGCCGACTACGCGGAGGGTTTTGCAGCGTTCACGGCCAAGCGGAAACCCGAATTTAGGGGGCAATGA
- a CDS encoding isocitrate lyase/PEP mutase family protein, producing the protein MTPTPANTAAKATELLRLHQDPKILQLINVWDAITAKVVADLPGTQALATASHSIAASYGYEDGEHIPVATMIEAVGRIAAATELPVSADLEAGYGNPGETVRRAIGVGITGANIEDQMRPLAQAVAQMKQAADAGIAEGIDFVLNARTDAFLRGADHDPREVLEAAIERGRAYLEVGAACIFVPGKLDEPTVKALVAGIGHGKVSVINVPGSLSPATLQELGVARISYGPWTQRVALTALADAATALLNNGALPEGTRPLN; encoded by the coding sequence ATGACTCCCACACCGGCAAATACCGCAGCGAAAGCCACCGAATTGCTCCGACTTCATCAGGATCCAAAAATCCTGCAGTTGATTAATGTCTGGGATGCCATCACGGCAAAGGTCGTGGCAGATCTCCCCGGAACCCAGGCACTGGCCACTGCCAGTCACTCCATTGCCGCATCCTACGGCTACGAAGACGGCGAACACATCCCGGTAGCCACCATGATCGAAGCCGTGGGCCGCATTGCCGCGGCCACCGAGCTGCCGGTTTCGGCTGACCTTGAGGCCGGCTACGGAAATCCGGGCGAGACCGTGCGTCGGGCCATCGGCGTGGGGATTACAGGTGCCAACATCGAGGATCAAATGCGCCCGCTCGCGCAGGCCGTGGCGCAAATGAAGCAAGCCGCCGACGCCGGAATTGCCGAGGGCATTGACTTTGTTCTCAATGCGCGGACAGACGCGTTCCTGCGCGGTGCCGACCACGACCCCCGCGAGGTCCTTGAGGCAGCTATTGAACGTGGCCGTGCCTATCTTGAGGTCGGAGCCGCCTGCATCTTCGTCCCCGGCAAACTGGATGAGCCCACTGTCAAGGCTCTCGTGGCTGGTATTGGGCACGGAAAAGTCAGTGTCATCAACGTCCCGGGATCGCTGTCTCCGGCCACCCTTCAGGAATTGGGTGTGGCGCGAATCTCCTACGGCCCCTGGACGCAGCGCGTGGCCCTGACGGCATTGGCTGACGCCGCCACGGCACTCCTCAACAACGGCGCCCTGCCGGAAGGAACCCGTCCCCTGAACTGA
- a CDS encoding Lrp/AsnC family transcriptional regulator: protein MESNTPVPPESVQLDEIDRLILAELTRDGRSSVSAVAQNVHISRAHAYARIGRLTSSGVLSKFTALIDPVKAGLKSSAYVTLKVSQHGWRELREQLRAIPQVEHIALVGGDFDVILLVRAQDNEGLRRVVFDQLQSMPGVLDTQTHLIFEDLDTR, encoded by the coding sequence ATGGAATCGAATACACCCGTGCCCCCGGAATCTGTCCAGCTGGATGAGATCGACCGCCTCATCCTCGCCGAACTCACAAGGGACGGGCGCAGCTCCGTCAGCGCAGTGGCTCAGAACGTGCACATTTCACGCGCCCACGCCTATGCCCGCATTGGGCGGCTGACGTCCTCCGGAGTACTGAGCAAGTTCACCGCGCTCATTGATCCGGTGAAGGCCGGGCTGAAGTCGAGCGCTTACGTGACCTTGAAGGTCAGCCAGCATGGGTGGCGGGAATTGCGCGAGCAGCTGCGGGCCATCCCCCAGGTGGAGCACATTGCCTTGGTCGGCGGTGATTTTGACGTCATTTTGCTGGTGCGAGCGCAGGACAATGAAGGCTTGCGCCGCGTGGTCTTTGACCAGCTGCAATCCATGCCCGGCGTACTCGATACCCAGACACACCTCATTTTCGAGGACCTCGACACCCGGTGA